In a single window of the Chlamydiota bacterium genome:
- a CDS encoding SDR family NAD(P)-dependent oxidoreductase, with the protein MEILGKTAVVTGGAIRVGRAIALALARQGANIAISYRTSSKEARETIKELEHEGVKAIAIRADISKAADVKKLIQKVIQAFGSIEILVNNAAIFYKRNFFVFSSNGASHAQKRCGQNHQHCGLGRFKAL; encoded by the coding sequence ATGGAAATTCTTGGAAAAACTGCGGTGGTGACAGGAGGAGCCATTCGAGTCGGAAGAGCCATCGCCTTGGCTCTGGCTCGACAAGGAGCTAACATTGCGATCAGCTACCGTACTTCTTCAAAAGAAGCTCGAGAAACCATTAAAGAGTTAGAACATGAAGGTGTTAAGGCCATCGCCATTCGAGCAGATATTTCTAAAGCCGCTGACGTAAAGAAACTCATTCAAAAAGTGATTCAAGCCTTTGGTTCCATTGAAATTCTTGTTAACAATGCCGCTATTTTTTACAAAAGGAACTTTTTTGTGTTCTCATCAAACGGGGCTTCACATGCTCAAAAAAGGTGTGGGCAAAATCATCAACATTGCGGATTGGGCAGGTTTAAGGCCCTATAA
- a CDS encoding SDR family oxidoreductase gives MLKKGVGKIINIADWAGLRPYKNYIPYCVSKAGVICLTQALAKTLAPNIQVNCIAPGPILLPKNFSQKEKQAIIDGTPLKRIGSPEDIAKTVLFLIEGDFITGATYHVDGGRYIA, from the coding sequence ATGCTCAAAAAAGGTGTGGGCAAAATCATCAACATTGCGGATTGGGCAGGTTTAAGGCCCTATAAAAATTATATTCCCTATTGTGTTTCTAAAGCGGGCGTTATTTGCCTCACTCAAGCTTTAGCAAAAACATTGGCACCCAACATTCAAGTCAATTGTATTGCCCCGGGACCTATTCTGCTTCCTAAAAATTTTTCTCAGAAGGAAAAGCAGGCTATTATTGACGGAACCCCTCTTAAGAGAATAGGGTCTCCGGAAGATATTGCCAAAACCGTTTTATTCCTGATAGAAGGAGATTTCATTACCGGAGCCACCTATCATGTGGATGGGGGAAGGTATATAGCTTAA